A region of Chitinophaga horti DNA encodes the following proteins:
- a CDS encoding S41 family peptidase, whose translation MRTTFLSFLGALLCQTASAQTSEAYFTTSPTLTPDGKTVIFSYEGDLWKADVSQPNATRLTAMPGSETGAKVSPDGKWIAFTGYQFGNADVFVMPIDGGEVKQLTFHSTSDVLENWAWDSKTLYIRSVREGQATGYKLSVDGGTPVRLFNHYFNQVHNLAEHPTTGEIFFNDTWESDNFSNRKGYKGDFNPDIQSYIPASKTYKRYTDYRGKDFWTTIDRKGNVYFVSDEANGEYNLYTFSNGTKKALTNFTTSIKRPSVAANGGTVVFEKDYQVYVYDVASNQSKKLPLRMTRNFTLAKQQTFETAGKVAAFDVSPDGKKLAYVSRGELFVSDVEGKFIQQLPKSPERAGEVYWLKDNRTLLFSQTLNGYQNWYTIAADGKSKAKQLTSDKKNNRALSFNKDRSQAVYLSGRDEVRLMDLKTFESKNIVNDEIWAMYSYTPRFSPDDKYIAFNAIRNFETDIMLYNIETKETINLTKTGVSESDPFWSPDGKYIYFSSDRTRPDYPTGAQNPRIYRIALDKFDEPYRMDKFDELFKKEEEKKEEKKDDKKKDDKKEEKKEEKKDDKKKVVVTINAKGIMERVERVGPNGWQANPYVIQKDDKTTVLYISNHEGKHQLYKTVFEPFEQPKTEKVANIDGFNEGIIAADGKYFTLYNGNIFKLNGELKGADKIEVNKSFYRNLEGEFNQMFYETWANLEENFYDNDFHGKNWAQLRDQYAKYLPFVNTRTDLRVLLNDMLGELNSSHMGFSSNGPEERITQSYTTMETGIMFENGNPYKVKYVVNNSNADKKGIDIQPGDVLTKVNGEEVDAKKCRDIYFTRPTMERELLLTFNRGGKSFDVKLHPESTYQFSHELYNEWIDFNQSYVDKKTKNRVAYTYMKNMGGEELEKFLTDLVGELQDKDALIFDLRYNTGGNVHDAVLNFLSQRPYLQWQYRNGKRSPQPSFAPAGKPIVLLINEQSLSDAEMTSAGFKELKLGKIIGTETYRWIIFTTGRSLVDGSYYRMPSWGCFTLDGKDLEKEGVAPDIYVKTTFADKLENKDPQLDRAIEEILKDLK comes from the coding sequence CTCTGGAAAGCGGACGTTAGTCAACCCAACGCCACCCGCCTTACCGCCATGCCAGGCAGCGAAACCGGCGCCAAAGTATCGCCCGACGGCAAATGGATCGCCTTTACCGGCTACCAGTTCGGCAATGCGGATGTATTCGTAATGCCGATTGACGGCGGCGAGGTAAAGCAACTTACCTTCCACAGCACCAGCGACGTACTCGAAAACTGGGCATGGGATTCCAAAACGCTCTACATCCGCTCCGTTCGCGAGGGACAGGCCACCGGCTATAAATTGAGTGTAGATGGCGGCACGCCCGTAAGACTGTTTAACCACTATTTTAACCAGGTGCATAACCTGGCCGAGCATCCTACTACGGGAGAAATCTTCTTCAACGATACCTGGGAAAGCGACAACTTCAGCAACCGTAAAGGTTATAAAGGCGACTTTAACCCGGATATCCAGTCTTATATTCCGGCTTCCAAAACCTATAAACGTTATACCGACTACCGCGGTAAAGACTTCTGGACCACCATCGACCGCAAAGGAAATGTGTACTTTGTGTCCGACGAAGCGAACGGTGAATACAACCTGTATACCTTCAGCAACGGTACCAAAAAGGCGCTCACTAACTTTACCACCTCCATCAAACGTCCATCTGTAGCGGCTAATGGCGGCACCGTCGTGTTTGAGAAAGATTACCAGGTATATGTGTATGACGTAGCATCGAATCAGTCTAAGAAACTACCGCTGCGCATGACCCGTAACTTTACCCTGGCCAAGCAACAAACTTTCGAAACCGCCGGTAAAGTAGCTGCCTTCGACGTTTCGCCCGATGGTAAAAAGCTGGCTTACGTAAGCCGCGGTGAATTGTTCGTGAGCGACGTAGAAGGTAAGTTCATCCAGCAATTGCCTAAGTCGCCCGAGCGCGCAGGCGAAGTATACTGGCTGAAGGATAACCGCACCCTGCTCTTTAGTCAAACCCTGAATGGCTACCAGAACTGGTACACCATTGCAGCCGACGGCAAAAGCAAAGCAAAACAGCTTACCAGCGATAAAAAGAACAACCGCGCCCTGTCGTTCAACAAAGATCGCAGCCAGGCCGTATACCTCAGCGGACGTGATGAAGTACGCCTCATGGACCTGAAAACGTTCGAGAGCAAAAACATCGTGAATGACGAGATATGGGCGATGTACAGCTATACCCCCCGCTTCTCTCCCGACGATAAATACATCGCTTTTAACGCGATCCGCAACTTTGAGACAGACATTATGCTGTACAACATCGAGACGAAGGAAACGATCAACCTTACGAAGACAGGTGTTTCTGAGAGTGATCCGTTCTGGTCGCCCGATGGTAAATACATCTACTTCAGCTCCGACCGTACCCGTCCCGATTATCCCACCGGTGCGCAGAACCCGCGCATTTACCGCATAGCGTTGGATAAATTTGACGAGCCTTATCGTATGGATAAATTCGATGAACTCTTCAAAAAAGAGGAAGAGAAGAAAGAGGAAAAGAAAGACGATAAAAAGAAGGACGACAAGAAAGAAGAGAAAAAAGAAGAAAAGAAAGACGATAAGAAGAAAGTGGTCGTAACGATCAACGCCAAAGGCATTATGGAGCGCGTGGAGCGTGTAGGCCCCAATGGCTGGCAGGCGAACCCGTATGTGATACAGAAAGACGATAAGACCACCGTTCTTTACATTTCTAATCACGAAGGCAAACACCAGCTGTATAAAACAGTGTTTGAACCGTTCGAGCAGCCTAAAACCGAAAAGGTGGCCAACATCGATGGCTTCAACGAAGGCATTATCGCGGCAGACGGTAAGTACTTTACGCTTTACAATGGCAACATCTTCAAATTGAATGGTGAACTGAAAGGCGCCGATAAGATCGAAGTGAACAAATCGTTTTACCGTAACCTCGAAGGTGAGTTTAACCAGATGTTTTATGAAACCTGGGCTAACCTGGAAGAGAACTTTTATGACAACGACTTTCACGGTAAAAACTGGGCACAACTGCGCGACCAGTACGCCAAATACCTGCCGTTCGTGAATACCCGCACGGACCTGCGCGTGCTGCTGAACGACATGCTGGGCGAACTGAACTCCTCACACATGGGCTTTTCGTCCAATGGTCCGGAGGAGCGCATCACCCAAAGCTATACCACGATGGAAACTGGCATTATGTTCGAGAACGGTAATCCATACAAAGTGAAGTACGTCGTAAACAACAGCAATGCCGATAAAAAAGGCATAGACATTCAACCCGGCGATGTGCTCACTAAAGTAAATGGTGAAGAAGTGGACGCGAAAAAGTGCCGCGACATCTACTTTACCCGTCCTACTATGGAGCGTGAACTGTTGCTGACCTTTAACCGCGGCGGCAAAAGCTTCGATGTAAAACTGCACCCTGAAAGCACTTACCAATTCAGTCACGAATTATATAATGAATGGATCGACTTCAATCAATCTTATGTTGATAAAAAGACGAAAAACCGGGTGGCGTATACTTACATGAAAAACATGGGTGGCGAGGAGCTGGAAAAGTTCCTGACCGACCTGGTAGGTGAGCTGCAGGATAAAGATGCGTTGATATTCGACCTGCGTTATAATACGGGCGGCAACGTACACGACGCCGTGCTGAACTTCCTGAGCCAGCGCCCTTACCTGCAATGGCAGTATCGCAACGGCAAACGCTCGCCCCAACCGAGCTTCGCGCCCGCCGGTAAACCAATCGTGCTATTGATCAACGAGCAATCGCTCAGCGATGCGGAAATGACCAGCGCCGGCTTTAAAGAACTGAAGCTGGGCAAGATCATCGGTACCGAAACCTACCGCTGGATCATCTTCACCACCGGCCGCAGCCTGGTTGACGGATCGTACTACCGCATGCCATCGTGGGGTTGCTTCACGCTGGACGGAAAAGACCTGGAGAAAGAAGGCGTTGCGCCGGACATTTACGTGAAAACTACCTTCGCCGACAAACTGGAAAACAAAGATCCCCAGCTTGACAGGGCGATCGAAGAAATATTGAAAGACCTGAAATAG